ATCTCGCGAACGGTATCCGCGAGGAGGACTTCCCCGCCGGCCATCCGCCACCAGGTCCGGGCCGCCTCGAGCGGATCCGCGAACGTCTCCGGAGAATCGTCCTCGGTTCGCGGCGCGATGGTCGATAGATGAAGTTTTCTGCCGCTCCGGTAGAGATGCGACCGATTCGACCGCTCGTGCTCGTCGACAAGATCCCTCCACGCGCGAACGAGCGCGGTCCTCCGGTTCTCAGGCGCGGCTTCGGCGAGGCGTGCGCGCGCGACCCACTCCGCCGCCCACTCGCCCGGAAGGAAGAGAACTCGATCGCGGATCGCCGCGCGCGCGCTTTCCTCGTCGCTGAGGCTTGCAGGGAGCGTCTCCGGATCGAAGCGGAGAACATCGGGACGGTCGATGCGCCCTGCCTCCGGGAGCGCGCCGCCGCTCTTCCCTTCGCTCTCGGGAAGCGCGAGGAGGACGGACGATCCATCGAGAACGCGAAGGACCGGGCGCCGCATGAGGTCGATCCGCATCGCAAGACCGCTCTCCCACTCAACGAAGAGCGTTCTGTCCACCGCGGGCGCGTACGCTCGGACGAGCGCATGCCCTTCGAGAAGCCGGGCGAGCTTCGCTGCGGCCGCGCTCTCCTCGCCCTCGGGGCTCTTCCCCTCATCGAGCCGCGCGACGCACGGGAGATCGGGGCGGAGCGAGACGAGGAGCGTCCCCGCCGGCGTTTCCATGCGGAACAGGAAGACAGGGCCGGACGGCCGCGCGGCTTGGAGCACGTACCGGAGCCTCTTCCCCGCGAGCGCCGCGGTGATCGCGGGCGCCGCCTTGTGGATGAACAGCGCGTTCATGACCGCTCCCGCCGATCGCCCCTTCGCGCTCGGGCGCGCCGCGAAAGTGCTTGCGCCATCAAGAGATAGCCCGTCCTGTCTCCCCGTTGACGGCCCGCCCCCCTTGGGATATGATCAAACCCCTTCCAAACGGGAGTTGTCCATGACCGTCTCCAGCATGACCGGCTTCGGCCGCTCGGAAACAAAAGCCTCCAGTCTCACATTCGCGGTCGAGATCCGTTCCGTCAACCACAGGTATTTCGAAGCTTCATTCCGGCTCCCGGCGGTTCTTCTCGGATCGGAGCAGAAGATCCGAGAGGTTCTCCAGAGCGCGCTCGCCCGCGGCCGCATCTCGCTCGCCGTGGACGTCGACGGCGGCGGCGAGGAGATCGAGGTCCACGTGGACGAGGCGCGCGTTCGCGCGTATCTTGCTCTGGCGCGCCGGCTGCGGGAGAAGCACGGCGTCGGCGGACCGCTCGACGTCTCGACCCTCCTTCATCTTCCCGACGTGCTGGCGGTCAAGGGACGAACGCTCCGCGAGCAGGAAGTCTGGCCGCCGGTCGAAAAAGCGATCCGGCGCGCGCTCGCCGATCTCGTGCGGATGAGGCGGCGGGAGGGCGCGATCCTCGCCGCGGATCTCCGCAAGAGGCTTCGCGCGATCGGCGCCTCGCTCGGGCGTGTCGAGAAGCGCGCTTCCGTTCGATCGGGCGCAGCGATGAAAGAGCTTCGGGGGCGCCTCGAGAAGCTCCTCGAAGGTCTTCCGGTGAACGAGGAACGGCTCGCCCACGAGGCGGCGGCCCTCGCCGACCGGCTCGACTGCACCGAAGAGGTCGTCCGCGCGCGCGCGCACGTCGATCAGTTTCTCCGGTTCCTCCGCGAGGGAGGACCGGTCGGACGGCAGCTCAACTTCCTGCTTCAGGAGCTTCATCGCGAAATCAACACGATCGGATCGAAGGCGTCGGACGCCGAGATCTCCCGCGAGATCGTCTTGCTCAAGGAGGAGGTCGAGCGCCTTCGCGAGCAGGTGCAGAACCTGGAGTAACGAATGGTTGAAACCAAAAGCTCTTTTCCGATCGTGATCGCGGGGCCGTCCGGAGCGGGAAAGACGACGCTCGCGCGCGCGGCGGCGGCGCGCGATCCGAGGCTTCGCTTCTCGATCTCGGACACGTCGCGCCCGATTCGGGAAGGCGAAGCCGACGGCCGCGACTACCGTTTCGTCGGGGAGGAGGAGTTCGAGGAGCGAATCCGCGCCGGGCGCTACGCCGAGTGGGCGAAGGTGCACGGCGATTACTACGGCACGCCCCGCTCGGAGATCGAGGAGGGGATCGCGCGGGGCGAGGATGTCGTCCTCGATATCGACGTTCAGGGATGCGAACAGGTCCGGGCGAAGTACTCCGCGGCGCTCGCGATCTTTATCGTGCCTCCTTCGCTCGCCGTTCTCGAGAAGCGGCTCCGCGAGCGGCGGACGGAGCCGGAGGAGAGGATCCGAACGCGGCTCGAGAACGCCCGAGCGGAGATCGAGAAGAAGTTCGAGTACGACTACATCGTCGTGAACGACCGGCTCGACGGGGCGATCGAGACCGTGCTCTCGATCATCCGCGCCGAGCGGTGCCGCGCGGCGAGGCTGCGGGAGACCGCCGGCGCGAGATGACGCCGTTCGCCGGCGAGGAATCTGGAAACCGAGGAGAAGAAGGTGACCGAGAAGAAGACTCCCGAGAGGGAGAACACGTACGAGCAGATCGTGGTCGCCGCGCGCGAGGCGCGGCGCCTGAACGCGATCCGCATCCGAAGGGGCATCGGGGCGGGAGACGCCAAGGTGACGTCCGAAGCGCTCGAGAGGACGCTGCGGGGAGAGGTGGAGTGGAAGGTGGCGGAGGCGAGCGAGACCCGCGAGCCGGATGCTGGCGAAGCGGCCGGATCGGTCGGAGGGACGAAGAAGGAGGATCCATCGTTTGGCGATTGAGGGGAGGAAGATCCTTGTCGGCGTGACGGGGGGCGTCGCGGCGTACAAGACGCTCGAGGTGGTCCGCCTTCTCGGCGCCTCCGGCGCGCGTTGCCAAGCGGTGCTCACCCGATCGGCCACGGAGCTGATCCGTCCGGAGAGCTTCGAGGCGCTCACGGGAAGGCGCGCCGTCTGGGATCTCTGGACGAGCGATCGCGAGGCCCGTCCCTCGGATGCCTTCGCCCCGGAGACGAAGCCGATCCACATCGACATCGCGCAGAGCGCGGATCTCTTTCTCATCGCGCCGGCCACGGCGAACATCCTCGCCAAGATGGCCGCGGGGATCGCAGACGACCTTCTCACGACTGCCTATCTCGCGGCGACTTGTCCCGTCGTCGTCGCTCCCGCGATGAACTCGTTCATGTGGGCGCACAAGACGACCGAGAGAAACCTCGCACGGCTTCGCGGGGACGGCGTGCGGATCATCGAGCCGGACGAGGGGGATCTCGCGTGCGGATACCGCGGCAAGGGACGTCTCGCGAGTCCGGAGCGGATCGTCGCCGTCGTGCGCGAGATGCTCGATCGCCCGGGCGATCTCGCCGGGCGAAGGATCCTCGTGACCGCGGGCCGCACCGAGGAGGCGATCGATCCGGTGCGCGTTCTCACGAATCGATCGAGCGGGAAGATGGGAGTTGCGCTCGCGGGCGAGTGCGCGCGCCGCGGAGCGGAGGTCGTGTTCGTCGCGGGCGCTCTTTCGGTCGCGCCCCCCGCGGGGGCCCGCGTGATCGAGGCGACCACGGCAGAGGCGATGGCCGAGGCGGTGCTTCGCGAGGGTCCGACGTGCGACGTTGTGCTCATGGCGGCCGCCGTCGGCGACTACCGGCCGAAGAAGTTCTCGGGCGAGAAGCTGAAACGCTCGGGGCCGATCCGCATCGAGCTCGAGCCGACCGAGGATATCCTCGAAACGCTCGCCGCGCGGCGCGGCTCCATTCGGGTTCTCGCCGGGTTCGCGCTCGAGACCGACTCGCCGGAAGCGCGCGGGCTCGAGAAGATGAAAAGGAAGAAGCTCGACCTTATTGTCGTAAACCGTCCCGACGTCCCGGGCGGAGGGATCGGGCGCGAGGAGACCGAGGCGATTCTTCTCGGCCGGGACGGGTACCGCGAGGAGATCCCGTTCGCCTCGAAGGACTCGGTCGCGGCGCGCATCGTGGACCGCGTCGCCGCGATGCTCAAACCCGAAGGCGAAGATCCCGTGAAAACGAAATCGAGGGGGAGATGAGCGGCTCGGTGTTCGAACTCCTCAGGCGGTACGCCGCTCAGCAGCGGGAGTTTGGGTTTCCGGATCCGATTCTTCCGCGCGTCGAGGCGCGCGCGCGCCGTGAGGCGGACGCGACCCCCTCGCGGGCGGACGGCGTCTCGGAGCTCGCCGAGGTTCGGCGCGCGATCGACGGGTGCACGCTCTGCCCGCTTCATGCGGGACGCAAGACGATCGTTTTCGGAACCGGCGATCCGAACGCGGCTCTCATGTTCATCGGCGAGGGGCCCGGAGCGGACGAGGACGCTGCCGGCGAGCCGTTCGTCGGGCCGGCCGGGAAGCTCCTCGATCGGATCTTCGAGGCCGCGGGCATCGCGCGCGGCGAGGTCTACATCGCGAATGTGGTCAAGTGCCGCCCGCCGCAGAACCGGGACCCGGAGCCCGAGGAGGTCGCCGCCTGTCTTCCGTTTCTTCGTAGGCAAATCGAGCTTGTGAACCCGAGGATCATCTGCGCGCTGGGCAAGCACGCCGCCCAGACTCTTCTCGGGAGGACCGATCCGATCGGCCGGCTGAGGGGCGCCTGGTATGATTGGGAGGGGAGGAGGCTCATCTGCACGTATCATCCTTCCGCCTGTTTGCACAACGCATCGTACAAGCGTCCGGTATGGGAGGACTTTCAGATCCTGCGGGACGCGTATCGGGCGATTCGCCCGCTGTAGGAGTCGAACCGTGCCCCCAGCGAGGAAGAGACCGCAGGCGAAGAGCGCGGAAGGAACGTTCGACCGAGTTCCGCCGCAAGCGGTGGAGGCGGAACGGGCCGTTCTCGGCGCGGTTCTTCTCGACGGCGAGGCGATGAACAAGGTTCTCGACATTCTGACGGAGAGTTCGTTCTATCGGGAGGCGCACCGGAAGATCTACGCCGCGATGGTTTCCCTTTACGAGCGAAGCGAGGCGATCGACGTCATCACGGTGGTCGACGAGATGTCTCGTCTCGGGACGCTCGAGAGCGCGGGCGGGCGGCTCTATCTCTCCTCGCTCCTCGACGAGGTGGCGACGTCGGCGAACGTGAGCTACCATGCGGGCCTCGTTCTCGAGAAGGCGCTCCTTCGCCGCATGATCCACGCGGGGACCGAGATCGTGCAGAGGGCGTACGAAGGGGTCGAGGACGTCAAGGCTCTTCTCGACCGGGCGGAGCAATCCATCTTCGACATTTCCGAATCGCAGGTCACGAGCGGTTTCCTTCCGATTCGCGCGGTGGTGAAGCCGGTCTACGACGAGGCGAAGGCGATGGCGGAGGGTGGGCGCTCGCATCTCGGCGTGCAGTCCGGCTTCCCGGATCTCGACGCGCTCCTCTCCGGTTTCCAGAAGGGGGATCTCATCATCGTGGCGAGCCGCCCCTCGATGGGGAAGACCTCTTTCTGTCTCAACATCGCCCAGAACGTCGCGCTCGATTCCAAGCTCCCGGTCGCGATCTTCAGCCTCGAGATGTCGCGCGAGAACCTCGTGCAGCGCCTCCTCTGTTCGGAAGCGCGCGTCGACAGCCACGCGCTTCGAACCGGGTACGTTCCCCAGAGGGACTGGCCGAACCTGACCACCGCCGCGAGTCTTCTTTCGACGGCGCCGATCTTCATCGACGACAGCGCGAGCCTCACGGTCTTGGAGATGCGGTCGCGCGCCAGGCGGCTCCACAAGGAAGCAAGCTTGGCGCTTCTCATCGTGGATTATCTCCAGCTGATTCGCGCGTCGGAGGCGGCGGAAAACCGCCAGCAGGAGATCTCGTTGATCTCCCGCTCTCTCAAAGCGCTCGCCAAAGAGCTGAACCTCCCGGTCGTCGCTCTCTCGCAGCTCTCGCGTGCCGTGGAAACGAGGACCGGCGCGCATCGGCCCGTTCTTTCGGACCTTCGCGAATCGGGAGCGATCGAGCAGGACGCCGACGTCGTCCTCTTCCTCTATCGGCCCGAGGTGTACGAGAAGATCCCCGAGAACGAGGGGAAGGCGGAGGTGATCATCGGGAAGCAGCGAAACGGGCCGCTCGGCACCGTCGACCTCACGTTCCTCAAGAGCTTCACGCGTTTCGAGAGCCTCTCTGCCCGCGAGGCGGTCGAAACCCCGGTCGGGGGCGGCGGCGAGGAGTACGGCGAAGCCGGGGAGGCGTAGCGCTTGGCCGGGTCGATCACCAGAGTCGGCGGCCGCGTGGTGAGCGCGGTCAGCGAGCTAGGCGACATCACCGTTCTCCTCGTACGCATCCTTCGGTCTTTTCCTCAAGTTCACAAGGTCGGAAGGCTCACTCTCGTCCAGATGATGGAGATGGGAGTCCGTTCGATGCCGCTCGTCGTGGTGACCTCGTTCTTCACGGGGACCGTCGCGGCGATCCAGGCGGCGTATCAGTTCCAAGATTGGATCCCGCTCCGCTACGTCGGGTCGGTGGTCGGGAAGTCGGTGATCATCGAGCTTGGGCCGGTGCTCACGGGTCTCGTCGTCGGCGGGCGCGTGGGGGCATCGATCGCCGCCGAGCTCGGGACGATGAAGGTGACCGAGCAGATCGACGCGCTCGAGGCGCTCGCGATCGACTCGATCCGCTATCTCGCCCTGCCGCGCTTCATCGCGGGGGTGGTCATGATCCCCGTGGTCGTCGTCTTCGCCGACATACTGGCGATCGTGGGCGGGATGCTCGCGGCGGTCTACTCGATCGGAATGTCCGCGCAGTCGTTCGCTTTCGGGCTCAAGCTGTTTTTCGTGATGGACGATGTGTGGGGCGGCCTCATCAAGTCGGTGATCTTCGGCGGGATCATCGCGCTCATGGGATGTTACTACGGTCTCCGCACCGAGGGAGGCGCCGAGGGAGTAGGGCAGGCGGCGACCCGCGCGGTCGTCTCCTCTTGTCTGCTCATCCTCATCTCCGATTATATCTTGGCCGAGCTCTTGTTCGGCTTCGTGTTCGCGAGGTAGCGGCATGGGCGGCGGCGGCGTGGAGGGACGATGGAAGATGAGGATCTTCTATCTCGCGGCGCTCGGCGCGCTCCTTCTGTGCGTTTCGTTTCTCTCTCGCGGCCGCGTCGTCGCGGTCGCCGAGCGGGCCGCCTCGTCCGTCGTTCTCGTCTGGTATCAGGATGACGCGGGGACCGCGAGCTACGGGACCGCGTTCGCCGTCGATGACAAGGGGCACTTCCTCACATGCGCGCATGTGGTGCGCGGAAGGCAGGAAGTGGCGATCGCGTTTCCCACGGTGGAAGGAGAAGCGAACGTCGCCGCCCGCGTCGTCGCCTCGGACGAGCGAATCGACGCTGCGCTCCTCAAAGCGGACGAGAAGGGGCTCCCCGCGGCGCGGTTCGGCTCGACGAAGGGACTTCGCGTCGGCGAAGAAGTGATCTTCGCGGGGTATCCGATGGGCTACACGCTGAACGCGGATCTCGAGCCGAGCGTCGGCTTCGGCCACGTGTCGGCGCTCCCGAAGTGGCGCGTGAGCGCGCGGGCCCCGCGGATCCCGATCGTGCAGATCGACGCCTCCGTGGCCCTCGGACACAGCGGGAGTCCC
This DNA window, taken from Candidatus Eisenbacteria bacterium, encodes the following:
- a CDS encoding YicC family protein — translated: MTVSSMTGFGRSETKASSLTFAVEIRSVNHRYFEASFRLPAVLLGSEQKIREVLQSALARGRISLAVDVDGGGEEIEVHVDEARVRAYLALARRLREKHGVGGPLDVSTLLHLPDVLAVKGRTLREQEVWPPVEKAIRRALADLVRMRRREGAILAADLRKRLRAIGASLGRVEKRASVRSGAAMKELRGRLEKLLEGLPVNEERLAHEAAALADRLDCTEEVVRARAHVDQFLRFLREGGPVGRQLNFLLQELHREINTIGSKASDAEISREIVLLKEEVERLREQVQNLE
- the gmk gene encoding guanylate kinase, coding for MVETKSSFPIVIAGPSGAGKTTLARAAAARDPRLRFSISDTSRPIREGEADGRDYRFVGEEEFEERIRAGRYAEWAKVHGDYYGTPRSEIEEGIARGEDVVLDIDVQGCEQVRAKYSAALAIFIVPPSLAVLEKRLRERRTEPEERIRTRLENARAEIEKKFEYDYIVVNDRLDGAIETVLSIIRAERCRAARLRETAGAR
- the coaBC gene encoding bifunctional phosphopantothenoylcysteine decarboxylase/phosphopantothenate--cysteine ligase CoaBC, producing MAIEGRKILVGVTGGVAAYKTLEVVRLLGASGARCQAVLTRSATELIRPESFEALTGRRAVWDLWTSDREARPSDAFAPETKPIHIDIAQSADLFLIAPATANILAKMAAGIADDLLTTAYLAATCPVVVAPAMNSFMWAHKTTERNLARLRGDGVRIIEPDEGDLACGYRGKGRLASPERIVAVVREMLDRPGDLAGRRILVTAGRTEEAIDPVRVLTNRSSGKMGVALAGECARRGAEVVFVAGALSVAPPAGARVIEATTAEAMAEAVLREGPTCDVVLMAAAVGDYRPKKFSGEKLKRSGPIRIELEPTEDILETLAARRGSIRVLAGFALETDSPEARGLEKMKRKKLDLIVVNRPDVPGGGIGREETEAILLGRDGYREEIPFASKDSVAARIVDRVAAMLKPEGEDPVKTKSRGR
- a CDS encoding uracil-DNA glycosylase, which encodes MSGSVFELLRRYAAQQREFGFPDPILPRVEARARREADATPSRADGVSELAEVRRAIDGCTLCPLHAGRKTIVFGTGDPNAALMFIGEGPGADEDAAGEPFVGPAGKLLDRIFEAAGIARGEVYIANVVKCRPPQNRDPEPEEVAACLPFLRRQIELVNPRIICALGKHAAQTLLGRTDPIGRLRGAWYDWEGRRLICTYHPSACLHNASYKRPVWEDFQILRDAYRAIRPL
- the dnaB gene encoding replicative DNA helicase gives rise to the protein MPPARKRPQAKSAEGTFDRVPPQAVEAERAVLGAVLLDGEAMNKVLDILTESSFYREAHRKIYAAMVSLYERSEAIDVITVVDEMSRLGTLESAGGRLYLSSLLDEVATSANVSYHAGLVLEKALLRRMIHAGTEIVQRAYEGVEDVKALLDRAEQSIFDISESQVTSGFLPIRAVVKPVYDEAKAMAEGGRSHLGVQSGFPDLDALLSGFQKGDLIIVASRPSMGKTSFCLNIAQNVALDSKLPVAIFSLEMSRENLVQRLLCSEARVDSHALRTGYVPQRDWPNLTTAASLLSTAPIFIDDSASLTVLEMRSRARRLHKEASLALLIVDYLQLIRASEAAENRQQEISLISRSLKALAKELNLPVVALSQLSRAVETRTGAHRPVLSDLRESGAIEQDADVVLFLYRPEVYEKIPENEGKAEVIIGKQRNGPLGTVDLTFLKSFTRFESLSAREAVETPVGGGGEEYGEAGEA
- a CDS encoding ABC transporter permease, giving the protein MSAVSELGDITVLLVRILRSFPQVHKVGRLTLVQMMEMGVRSMPLVVVTSFFTGTVAAIQAAYQFQDWIPLRYVGSVVGKSVIIELGPVLTGLVVGGRVGASIAAELGTMKVTEQIDALEALAIDSIRYLALPRFIAGVVMIPVVVVFADILAIVGGMLAAVYSIGMSAQSFAFGLKLFFVMDDVWGGLIKSVIFGGIIALMGCYYGLRTEGGAEGVGQAATRAVVSSCLLILISDYILAELLFGFVFAR
- a CDS encoding trypsin-like peptidase domain-containing protein codes for the protein MGGGGVEGRWKMRIFYLAALGALLLCVSFLSRGRVVAVAERAASSVVLVWYQDDAGTASYGTAFAVDDKGHFLTCAHVVRGRQEVAIAFPTVEGEANVAARVVASDERIDAALLKADEKGLPAARFGSTKGLRVGEEVIFAGYPMGYTLNADLEPSVGFGHVSALPKWRVSARAPRIPIVQIDASVALGHSGSPLFRTSSGKVIGMLKSHVGVPGLVKSNDEVLDFVESIPSELVGRAGIGIALPADSLRRFLERHGVKT